A window of the Henckelia pumila isolate YLH828 chromosome 3, ASM3356847v2, whole genome shotgun sequence genome harbors these coding sequences:
- the LOC140891962 gene encoding oleuropein beta-glucosidase-like, with translation MADNQSNALALISSDDNTVSLVQKPTSETRLARISASKMTSQDFPDDFVFGAGTAALQVEGAYAEGGKSLSNWDTFALQKPSKISDGSNPSLAVDEYHRYKEDVLLLKKLGLSAFRFSISWSRVLPGGRLNTGKNMEGIKYYNDLIDFCLCQGIEPYATLLHFEVPQCLEDEYGGFLSEKIVKDFVEFAELCFFEFGDRVKHWGSLNEPFAFATNGYVYGVFPPGHTGDSQTPPSDGTEPYIVAHNLILAHAYAVDTYRRNYQAVQGGKIGMTNVSSWYEPYDDHSDSEDWKAVLRAFDFVVGWFVEPLVTGDYPASMRKYVGDRLPKFTEEQANLVKGSYDFMGFNYYTARYIKNDPNPTTKSQYAADLHYTSSTTNSEGHSIGPVATDAADYVVIVPYGIQKILAFLKKKYGDPLIYVTENGCPDDVEKKSVTEALADDTRLNYIQGHLYYVKKAIDEDKVRVQGYFVWSLLDTFELASGHKIRYGLYHVDFENGLNRYPRKSAIWLMNFFSQKLTTADSKKRARDDHEDVGNNKKNK, from the exons ATGGCGGATAATCAAAGCAACGCCCTAGCACTGATTAGCAGCGACGACAACACCGTGTCGTTGGTGCAAAAACCGACCTCGGAAACGCGATTGGCGAGAATCAGTGCTAGCAAGATGACCAGCCAAGATTTTCCCGATGATTTTGTCTTCGGTGCTGGCACTGCCGCTCTTCAA GTGGAAGGAGCTTATGCTGAAGGTGGCAAAAGCTTGAGCAATTGGGATACTTTCGCACTCCAAAAACCTA GTAAAATTTCGGACGGTAGCAATCCATCTCTTGCAGTTGACGAATATCATAGATACAAG GAGGATGTGTTGTTGCTGAAAAAATTAGGTCTTAGTGCCTTCAGGTTTTCGATCTCATGGTCTAGAGTGTTGCCAG GCGGAAGGCTGAATACCGGCAAAAATATGGAAGGGATCAAATACTACAATGACTTGATTGACTTTTGTCTTTGTCAAG GCATTGAGCCTTACGCGACACTCTTGCACTTTGAAGTGCCTCAGTGTTTGGAAGATGAGTATGGTGGCTTCTTAAGCGAAAAGATTGT GAAAGATTTCGTGGAATTCGCGGAACTGTGCTTCTTTGAATTCGGTGATCGTGTGAAACACTGGGGCTCCCTAAATGAACCATTTGCGTTTGCTACTAATGGTTATGTGTATGGGGTATTTCCGCCGGGTCACACCGGAGATTCGCAAACGCCTCCGTCTGATGGCACTGAACCATATATTGTGGCTCATAACTTGATTCTTGCTCACGCCTATGCCGTCGATACGTATAGAAGAAACTATCAGGCAGTCCAAGGGGGGAAGATAGGGATGACAAATGTATCCTCTTGGTATGAGCCTTACGATGATCACAGTGATAGTGAAGACTGGAAAGCTGTATTAAGAGCCTTTGATTTCGTTGTGGGATG gtTTGTGGAACCACTTGTGACCGGCGATTATCCGGCAAGTATGAGAAAATACGTAGGAGATCGATTGCCAAAATTTACGGAGGAGCAAGCCAATTTGGTAAAGGGATCATATGATTTTATGGGATTCAACTACTACACCGCTAGGTATATCAAGAACGATCCTAACCCTACTACTAAGTCACAATATGCAGCAGATCTGCACTACACAAGCTCAA CTACCAATTCAGAGGGTCATTCGATAGGTCCAGTG GCCACAGACGCTGCTGATTATGTAGTCATCGTGCCTTACGGCATTCAAAAGATTTTGGCTTTCCTCAAGAAAAAATACGGAGATCCTTTGATCTACGTAACAGAGAATg GTTGCCCTGATGACGTCGAGAAGAAATCAGTTACAGAAGCTCTTGCTGATGACACAAGGCTCAACTATATCCAAGGTCATCTCTATTACGTCAAGAAAGCCATTGATGA AGATAAGGTGAGAGTTCAGGGGTACTTCGTGTGGTCGCTTTTGGACACTTTCGAATTGGCCTCCGGACACAAAATTAGATATGGTCTGTATCATGTGGATTTCGAAAATGGTTTAAATCGATATCCCAGGAAGTCTGCTATATGGCTGATGAATTTCTTTAGTCAAAAGCTTACAACTGCAGACAGCAAGAAGAGGGCTCGTGATGATCATGAAGATGTTGGGaataataaaaagaataaataa